The following nucleotide sequence is from Flavobacterium sp. N1736.
TTTTCATTCCTTCATTATAATTCAATTTCGTAACATTTTGATCTGTTTTGTAAAAGTTCAGGAATTCCTGAAAATATTTCTCTAAAACCAATGCTTTGTATTGATGAAAACTAACTTCACTCATTTCTTTATCTGTAATTCCAAAGACGCTCGATGGCAATAAATTTGGAACCATATGCATTCCTGTCAATTTTTGATGCGATTTTAAAACCTCAACCGGATTTCTGTAAAGCAGTGCAAAAGGTGTTTCAGGAAAATTTGTTCTTAAAAAACTGGCATTAAATATGTGCCAGGCATCCAGTTTTACGATTAAATGCTTTTGCTCCGGAAATCTTTTTTGACCCAATAATCTTATTACCGCTTTTAAAAGAGTGCTTTTTTGATCTAAATCGAATTTTTTGCTTCTTAAAATTTCATCGATAATTGGTACTTCAGAAATCATGATATTTTCAGCAGAAGTTGCCAAAGACTGACTCAACATCGTAGAACCACATCGTGATACATGAAAAACCAATGATTTTAATTCGACCGAGATCAATT
It contains:
- a CDS encoding sulfotransferase family protein, producing MENINHPLANWIPYKLIEKDNKVYFEWIYLADIKYAEPFFDETISKCRSHPNNSRPFKVITTVENLLDWSNELISVELKSLVFHVSRCGSTMLSQSLATSAENIMISEVPIIDEILRSKKFDLDQKSTLLKAVIRLLGQKRFPEQKHLIVKLDAWHIFNASFLRTNFPETPFALLYRNPVEVLKSHQKLTGMHMVPNLLPSSVFGITDKEMSEVSFHQYKALVLEKYFQEFLNFYKTDQNVTKLNYNEGMKNVIQKFISFINVDYANDELDKMYERLTKHSKNENAAFTGDSFKEETLEIDFKQVNILHAKFNNTFVEYEAR